Proteins encoded together in one Microbacterium oxydans window:
- a CDS encoding LegC family aminotransferase, with protein sequence MSTPEDFVRTIRGVVGDEPFVGLHVPDITELEKQRVRECLDSTFVSSVGAFVTDFEQGIADFTGARHAIAVSNGTSALQVALELAGVGDGDDVIVPTLSFVATANAVSHVRAQPYFVDSDEGTLGLSVEAVAEVLRSARSTPEGLMNAATGRRIAAIVPMHTLGHPMRIAELVALAAEYEVPVIEDAAESLGSRVDGVHTGTFGRLGILSFNGNKILTTGGGGMILTDDDELARRARHLTTTAKLPHRWEFEHDEVAYNFRMPNLNAALGVAQLERLPRFLADKRRLAERYRLAFADVPDIEFLTEPAGTESNYWLCAVRVSGDDRRRDALLEATNDAGLQCRPFWNLLHRQAPYRHLPHAAVPVAESLHASVVCIPSSPALAAV encoded by the coding sequence ATGAGCACGCCCGAGGACTTCGTCCGCACCATCCGCGGCGTCGTCGGCGATGAGCCGTTCGTCGGCCTCCACGTGCCCGACATCACGGAGCTCGAGAAACAGCGCGTCCGGGAGTGTCTGGACTCGACCTTCGTGTCGAGCGTGGGTGCCTTCGTGACCGATTTCGAGCAGGGCATCGCCGACTTCACCGGAGCCCGGCATGCGATCGCCGTGTCCAACGGCACCTCGGCGCTGCAGGTGGCGCTCGAACTCGCCGGAGTCGGTGACGGTGACGACGTGATCGTCCCGACCCTGTCCTTCGTGGCCACAGCGAATGCTGTCTCACATGTGAGGGCACAGCCGTACTTCGTCGACAGCGACGAGGGGACGCTGGGACTCTCCGTCGAGGCCGTCGCCGAGGTGCTGCGATCTGCACGGTCCACCCCCGAGGGGTTGATGAACGCCGCCACCGGACGTCGCATCGCCGCGATCGTGCCGATGCACACGCTCGGTCATCCGATGCGCATCGCGGAGCTCGTCGCGCTGGCCGCGGAGTACGAGGTCCCGGTGATCGAGGATGCGGCCGAGTCGCTCGGCAGCCGGGTGGACGGCGTGCACACGGGCACGTTCGGACGTCTGGGCATCCTCAGCTTCAACGGGAACAAGATCCTGACCACGGGCGGCGGCGGGATGATCCTCACCGATGACGATGAGCTCGCCCGCAGAGCACGCCATCTCACGACCACCGCCAAGCTGCCGCATCGCTGGGAGTTCGAGCACGACGAGGTGGCGTACAACTTCCGGATGCCGAACCTCAACGCCGCGCTCGGAGTCGCGCAGCTCGAGCGGTTGCCCCGGTTCCTCGCCGACAAACGGCGACTCGCGGAGCGCTACCGACTGGCCTTCGCCGACGTCCCCGACATCGAGTTCCTGACCGAACCGGCGGGTACCGAGAGCAACTACTGGCTGTGCGCGGTGCGTGTGTCCGGTGATGACCGACGGCGCGACGCCCTCCTCGAAGCGACGAACGACGCCGGTCTCCAGTGCCGTCCGTTCTGGAACCTGCTGCATCGACAGGCGCCGTACCGGCACCTGCCCCACGCGGCGGTGCCCGTCGCAGAGTCGCTGCACGCGTCCGTCGTCTGCATCCCGAGCTCCCCGGCGCTGGCCGCGGTATGA
- the neuC gene encoding UDP-N-acetylglucosamine 2-epimerase, which translates to MRSIAVVTGTRADYGLLRGLLRALEDDPQLDLRLIVTGTHLSEAFGQTVTEIERDGFTIAATVPIWSGADTPLAAATDVGRALPGYAQVLAEIAPDVVVVLGDRLEAFAVAAAATILSIPVAHIHGGELTEGAMDDALRHSITKMSYLHFTSTADHRRRVIQLGEDPARVFFHGAPIVDILDTFDAMPRHEVEERFGIRLPEPTALVTFHPAIMDVAPAEQLVEELLAGLLAVTDLHIVITGSNSDIGTEAVRARIARFVSEHPERVDYVESFGQRAYLSAMRAASVVAGNSSSTVLEAPTLGIPSVLIGDRQKGRPMAASVEIPDPTAEAIAAAIRRRIAAGPAVAADSPFGTPGFAVRTAATLRDVEIPKPPKKTFHDLEQGDDDDR; encoded by the coding sequence ATGAGATCGATCGCCGTCGTCACGGGCACCCGTGCGGACTATGGCCTGCTGCGGGGGCTGCTTCGGGCGCTCGAGGACGATCCGCAGCTGGATCTGCGTCTGATCGTGACGGGCACCCACCTCAGCGAGGCCTTCGGACAGACCGTCACGGAGATCGAGCGCGACGGCTTCACCATAGCCGCGACCGTGCCGATCTGGTCGGGTGCGGATACTCCGCTCGCGGCGGCGACCGACGTGGGGCGCGCCCTGCCCGGTTACGCGCAGGTGCTGGCAGAGATCGCGCCGGACGTCGTCGTGGTGCTCGGGGACAGGTTGGAGGCCTTCGCTGTGGCGGCGGCTGCGACGATCCTGTCGATCCCGGTCGCGCACATCCACGGCGGGGAGCTCACGGAGGGCGCGATGGACGACGCCCTCCGGCACTCGATCACCAAGATGTCCTATCTGCACTTCACATCGACGGCAGATCATCGTCGGCGGGTGATTCAGCTGGGAGAGGACCCCGCGCGCGTGTTCTTCCACGGCGCGCCGATCGTCGACATCCTCGACACGTTCGACGCGATGCCGCGTCACGAAGTGGAGGAGCGATTCGGCATCCGACTGCCCGAGCCGACGGCGCTGGTGACGTTCCACCCGGCGATCATGGACGTCGCACCGGCCGAACAGCTGGTTGAGGAGCTCCTCGCGGGGCTGCTCGCCGTGACGGACCTGCATATCGTGATCACGGGATCGAACTCGGACATCGGCACGGAGGCAGTCCGCGCGAGGATCGCGCGTTTCGTCTCCGAGCATCCCGAGCGCGTCGACTACGTCGAGTCGTTCGGGCAGCGCGCGTACCTCAGCGCGATGCGCGCGGCATCGGTCGTGGCGGGGAACTCGTCGAGCACGGTTCTCGAGGCGCCCACGCTGGGCATACCTTCCGTGCTCATCGGCGACCGCCAGAAGGGTCGGCCGATGGCCGCGAGCGTGGAGATTCCCGACCCCACGGCCGAGGCCATCGCTGCTGCGATTCGACGGCGCATCGCCGCGGGTCCGGCTGTCGCCGCCGACAGCCCCTTCGGTACACCGGGATTCGCGGTTCGTACCGCTGCGACGCTTCGGGATGTGGAGATCCCGAAGCCCCCCAAGAAGACTTTCCACGATCTCGAACAGGGAGATGACGATGACCGCTGA
- the neuB gene encoding N-acetylneuraminate synthase: MTADVFVIAEAGVNHNGSLGIAKELVDLAAEAGADAVKFQTFSADALALESAELADYQRVSGEDARSQHDLLRGLELSHDEFRELRAHCDGRGIRFLSTAFDLDGLDFLIDELGIPLVKIASGDLTFAPLLVKAGRSGLPVILSTGMADLSEIARALRFLAAGLAQRHGVLDRSERVTEDALTTAWHARNEHVRFDEHVTILHCTTEYPAADEHLNLRAMQTIADTFGHRVGYSDHSLGSLASVLAVGLGATVLEKHFTFDVTADGPDHAASLDPDGLRDYVAALRRVPTMLGSSEKKAQSVEEGNRAVVRRSLVATRDIAAGEVVAEDDIACFRPATGRTSFDFWEVVGRPASRAYRRGELIDD; the protein is encoded by the coding sequence ATGACCGCTGACGTCTTTGTGATTGCGGAGGCGGGAGTGAACCACAACGGTTCGCTCGGCATCGCCAAGGAACTTGTGGATCTCGCTGCGGAAGCCGGTGCCGACGCGGTGAAGTTCCAGACCTTCTCCGCCGACGCGCTCGCGCTCGAATCCGCAGAGCTCGCCGACTACCAGCGGGTCTCCGGTGAGGACGCGCGCAGTCAGCACGACCTCCTCCGTGGACTCGAGCTTTCGCACGACGAGTTCCGTGAGCTGCGTGCGCACTGCGATGGTCGTGGGATCCGGTTCCTCTCCACGGCGTTCGACCTCGACGGCCTCGACTTCCTCATCGACGAGCTGGGCATCCCGCTCGTCAAGATCGCGTCCGGCGACCTCACGTTCGCGCCGCTGCTGGTCAAGGCCGGGCGCAGCGGACTGCCCGTGATCCTGTCCACGGGAATGGCGGACCTGAGCGAGATCGCACGCGCGTTGCGGTTCTTGGCCGCAGGACTGGCACAGAGGCATGGTGTTCTGGATCGGTCCGAGCGTGTCACCGAGGATGCGCTCACGACCGCGTGGCACGCGCGGAACGAGCACGTCCGATTCGACGAGCACGTGACGATCCTGCACTGCACCACGGAGTATCCGGCTGCGGACGAGCACCTGAACCTTCGGGCGATGCAGACCATCGCAGACACCTTCGGGCACCGTGTCGGCTACTCCGACCATTCGCTCGGGTCGCTGGCATCGGTGCTCGCCGTCGGTCTGGGGGCGACCGTTCTCGAGAAGCACTTCACCTTCGACGTCACCGCGGACGGGCCCGATCATGCCGCATCGCTGGACCCCGACGGGCTGCGCGACTATGTCGCGGCACTGCGCCGCGTGCCGACCATGCTCGGGTCGTCGGAGAAGAAGGCGCAGAGCGTCGAAGAGGGCAACCGCGCGGTCGTGCGGCGCAGCCTGGTGGCCACGCGCGACATCGCCGCAGGAGAAGTGGTCGCGGAGGATGACATCGCGTGCTTCCGACCCGCCACGGGCCGGACCTCCTTCGATTTCTGGGAGGTCGTCGGCCGCCCGGCGTCCCGGGCCTACCGTCGTGGTGAGCTCATCGATGACTGA
- a CDS encoding acetyltransferase, giving the protein MTELILLGGGGHAKSVLAALRALELAVRGYLAPHAGDLGTDCPYLGGDDVLGTLDPNEVLFVNGLGSTASTAARRDLYTRAAARGFRAAQIVHPRAFVDPGAQLSGGVQVLAGAFVNSGAVIGENALINSGAIVEHDVVVGAHVHVSPGAVVAGGVRIGEGAHVGLGARVIQGVTLGSGSVIGAGAVVIRDVPAGTVVVGVPARTIAAKRGETA; this is encoded by the coding sequence ATGACTGAGCTGATCCTGCTCGGAGGCGGCGGACACGCGAAATCCGTCCTCGCCGCGCTGCGCGCCCTCGAGCTGGCCGTCCGGGGGTACCTCGCTCCGCATGCCGGCGACCTCGGGACAGACTGCCCGTACCTCGGCGGCGATGATGTGCTCGGCACGCTGGATCCGAACGAGGTGCTGTTCGTCAACGGACTCGGCTCGACCGCGTCCACGGCAGCCAGGCGTGACCTGTACACGCGTGCCGCCGCCCGAGGATTCCGCGCTGCGCAGATCGTGCACCCGCGCGCGTTCGTCGACCCCGGGGCTCAGCTGAGCGGCGGTGTGCAGGTTCTCGCCGGGGCGTTCGTGAACAGCGGTGCGGTCATCGGGGAGAACGCCCTGATCAACTCCGGCGCGATCGTCGAGCACGATGTCGTGGTCGGGGCGCACGTGCATGTCTCGCCCGGGGCGGTGGTCGCGGGAGGCGTGCGGATCGGCGAGGGTGCCCATGTGGGTCTCGGCGCCCGCGTCATCCAGGGCGTGACCCTGGGATCCGGTAGCGTCATCGGGGCCGGTGCCGTCGTGATCAGGGACGTCCCGGCAGGGACGGTCGTCGTCGGCGTGCCGGCCAGAACGATCGCAGCGAAGAGGGGAGAGACCGCATGA
- a CDS encoding nucleotidyltransferase family protein, with protein sequence MSSNTDLSLQPGTSIRDALTQLDRSRRQVVFVEDAEGRLIGAVSDGDIRRGLLAGASLEDRVDRVMNPDPASVPPNASQEDVDELKARRGIRVVAVVDDERIVDVVGEGEHIATPIPTPVVLMAGGRGQRLYPITKDIPKPLVPLGDTPMIDIILSRLHGQGFRRVHVSINHLGHLIEQHLGDGSAHGLEISYLHEPMPLGTAGAMAQLRGEIGAPFVVMNSDLLTDVDLRRMLGFHLDARADATIGAREYGFEIPYGVIRRDGDRVTGLAEKPYHSELVSAGIYVLEPSALELLEQDEYCDMPTLLSRLMDAERSVAAYEIRDEWIDVGRPEDLERARLAWERRSR encoded by the coding sequence ATGAGCTCGAACACCGACCTGTCTCTGCAGCCGGGCACCAGCATCCGCGATGCGCTCACTCAGCTCGATCGCAGCCGGCGTCAGGTGGTCTTCGTCGAGGATGCTGAGGGACGGCTCATCGGCGCCGTGAGCGACGGTGACATCCGGCGCGGCCTGCTTGCCGGTGCGTCTCTGGAGGACCGGGTCGACCGGGTGATGAATCCCGACCCGGCATCGGTCCCGCCGAACGCCAGTCAGGAGGACGTCGACGAGCTGAAGGCGCGGCGCGGCATCCGCGTGGTCGCCGTCGTCGACGATGAACGCATCGTCGACGTCGTCGGAGAAGGCGAGCACATCGCCACTCCGATTCCGACCCCCGTCGTGCTGATGGCGGGAGGACGGGGCCAGCGCCTCTACCCCATCACCAAGGACATCCCGAAGCCCCTCGTCCCGCTGGGGGACACCCCGATGATCGACATCATCCTCAGCAGGCTGCACGGCCAGGGGTTCCGCAGGGTCCATGTCTCCATCAACCACCTCGGACACCTCATCGAGCAGCACCTGGGCGACGGCAGTGCGCATGGGCTGGAGATCTCGTATCTCCACGAGCCGATGCCCTTGGGCACGGCCGGCGCGATGGCCCAGCTACGTGGAGAGATCGGCGCGCCTTTCGTCGTCATGAATTCCGATCTGCTCACCGATGTCGACCTGAGACGGATGCTCGGGTTCCATCTCGACGCCCGGGCGGATGCGACCATCGGCGCGCGCGAGTACGGATTCGAGATCCCGTACGGTGTGATCCGCCGTGATGGAGATCGCGTGACGGGACTCGCGGAGAAGCCATACCACAGCGAGCTCGTGAGCGCCGGAATCTACGTGCTCGAACCGAGCGCGCTCGAGTTGCTGGAACAGGACGAGTACTGCGACATGCCCACGCTGTTGTCGCGCCTGATGGATGCCGAGCGTTCCGTCGCAGCGTATGAGATCCGCGACGAGTGGATCGACGTGGGTCGACCGGAAGACCTCGAACGCGCCAGGCTGGCGTGGGAACGGAGAAGCAGATGA
- a CDS encoding cytidylyltransferase domain-containing protein, with product MGTEKQMRICTITVRAGSKGVPGKNLRVVAGRPMFGHSVAQAAATGLFDEVVVSSDSEEILALAPTFGATGVVRRPAEMATDTAGKVPAIAHAVRTTEQRTGDTYDVCVDLDATSPLRTLDDIRTAVRMFEESDAASLITGAEARRNPYFNLVEEQPDGTVAVSKQPDDAVLRRQDAPRCFDMNGSIYVWRRESLLEDQVVFLPSTILYEMPAERSIDVDSEFDFRIVEWLMGQRDD from the coding sequence GTGGGAACGGAGAAGCAGATGAGGATCTGTACGATCACCGTGCGGGCCGGATCGAAGGGCGTGCCGGGCAAGAACCTCCGCGTCGTCGCAGGGCGGCCGATGTTCGGGCACTCCGTGGCGCAGGCTGCCGCGACCGGTCTCTTCGATGAAGTCGTCGTCTCGAGTGATTCGGAGGAGATCCTGGCACTCGCCCCGACGTTCGGCGCCACAGGTGTCGTGCGGCGCCCCGCCGAGATGGCCACCGACACCGCGGGCAAAGTCCCGGCCATCGCGCATGCCGTGCGAACGACGGAGCAGCGAACCGGCGATACCTACGATGTGTGCGTCGACCTCGATGCGACCAGCCCGTTGCGCACGCTCGATGACATCCGCACGGCGGTGCGGATGTTCGAGGAGTCGGATGCCGCCTCGTTGATCACAGGCGCGGAGGCGCGACGGAACCCGTACTTCAACCTCGTCGAGGAGCAGCCTGACGGGACCGTCGCCGTCAGCAAGCAGCCGGATGACGCGGTGCTCCGGCGCCAGGACGCGCCGCGCTGCTTCGACATGAACGGCTCGATCTACGTCTGGCGGCGCGAGTCGCTGCTGGAGGACCAGGTCGTGTTCCTTCCGTCGACGATTCTCTACGAGATGCCCGCCGAGCGGTCCATCGACGTGGACAGCGAGTTCGACTTCCGCATCGTCGAGTGGCTCATGGGGCAGCGGGATGACTGA
- a CDS encoding ABC transporter permease — protein sequence MTDTRDLFAAVPRTEFTTPGKSRGLIDVVRWRYLLILLVRTGVTTRYRNSVLGWTWSYVRPAAQFLVFWVVLGLFMKLDHGIPNYAVYLFSGIVVINLFSEAFKNATTSIVGNAPLVRKVFLPRQLFAVSAVIVAFVHFLPQVGLLLVVCLLLGWAAHLSILSVLAIFAAMIIVMLFALGLGLFFGAVNVRYRDAENIVELMLLLATWASPVLYSWAAVQDAVKTLGWPDWLLEMYLLNPITQGVELFHFAFWRPATEGMISAAGYVGPQLEAIPPGLGWNTLWTFLIAVGTLLLGQIVFRRLEGRFAQDL from the coding sequence GTGACTGACACCCGAGATCTTTTCGCCGCCGTCCCGCGTACGGAGTTCACAACCCCCGGCAAGAGTCGTGGGCTGATCGATGTGGTGCGCTGGCGGTATCTTCTGATCCTCCTGGTCCGTACCGGTGTGACGACGCGCTACCGTAATTCGGTCCTCGGTTGGACGTGGTCGTACGTTCGACCGGCCGCGCAGTTCCTCGTGTTCTGGGTCGTCCTCGGCCTGTTCATGAAGCTGGATCACGGCATCCCCAATTACGCCGTGTACCTGTTCTCCGGCATCGTCGTCATCAACCTCTTCTCGGAGGCGTTCAAGAACGCGACGACGTCGATCGTGGGGAATGCGCCGCTCGTGCGGAAGGTCTTCCTGCCGCGGCAGCTCTTCGCCGTATCGGCCGTGATCGTGGCGTTCGTGCATTTCCTTCCCCAGGTCGGTCTGCTCCTCGTCGTTTGTCTGCTGCTCGGCTGGGCCGCGCACCTCTCCATCCTCTCGGTACTGGCCATCTTCGCGGCCATGATCATCGTGATGCTCTTCGCGCTGGGTCTCGGACTGTTCTTCGGCGCAGTCAACGTGCGTTATCGCGACGCCGAGAACATCGTCGAACTGATGCTGTTGCTGGCCACCTGGGCGTCCCCGGTGCTCTATTCCTGGGCCGCGGTGCAGGATGCCGTCAAGACTCTCGGCTGGCCGGACTGGCTGCTGGAGATGTACCTCCTCAACCCGATCACCCAGGGCGTCGAGCTCTTCCACTTCGCGTTCTGGCGCCCGGCCACCGAGGGAATGATCTCCGCTGCGGGCTACGTCGGTCCGCAGCTCGAAGCAATACCGCCCGGCCTCGGCTGGAACACTCTCTGGACGTTCCTCATCGCCGTGGGCACCCTGCTCCTGGGGCAGATCGTCTTCCGCCGCCTCGAAGGAAGGTTCGCACAGGACCTATGA
- a CDS encoding ABC transporter ATP-binding protein, with the protein MSSPHTLRPSIIIDGVKKRFTLNHAFSLKDTVVSWIKRRKLTSEFEALKGVDIVIGEGESVAVLGLNGSGKSTLLKLVSGVMEPDDGTVLTRGRVAGLIEVGAGFHPELSGRENVFLNAAILGMKQREIEARYDEIVAFSEIEQFIDQEVKHYSSGMFMRLAFSVAIHVELDVLLVDEILSVGDAPFREKCRLKFEELIEQGKTLVVVSHDMEMVRQLCARGIVIDKGVVVYDGEVEGAIALVDA; encoded by the coding sequence ATGAGTTCTCCTCACACGCTCCGTCCGAGCATCATCATCGACGGTGTGAAGAAGCGCTTCACGCTGAATCACGCGTTCTCTCTCAAGGACACCGTCGTGTCCTGGATCAAACGTCGCAAGCTGACGAGCGAGTTCGAAGCCCTCAAGGGCGTCGACATCGTGATCGGTGAAGGCGAATCCGTCGCCGTGCTTGGTCTCAACGGCTCTGGAAAGTCCACGCTCCTCAAGCTCGTTTCCGGAGTCATGGAACCGGACGATGGAACGGTGCTGACCCGCGGACGCGTTGCCGGTCTCATCGAGGTCGGAGCCGGGTTCCACCCCGAACTCTCCGGCCGCGAGAACGTCTTCCTCAACGCAGCGATCCTCGGGATGAAGCAGCGCGAGATCGAGGCGCGATACGACGAGATCGTGGCATTCAGCGAGATCGAGCAGTTCATCGACCAGGAGGTCAAGCACTACTCGTCGGGGATGTTCATGCGTCTCGCGTTCTCGGTGGCGATCCACGTCGAGCTCGATGTGCTCCTCGTAGACGAGATCCTCTCGGTGGGTGATGCACCGTTCCGTGAGAAGTGCCGGCTCAAGTTCGAAGAGCTCATCGAGCAGGGCAAGACTCTCGTCGTCGTCAGCCACGACATGGAGATGGTTCGACAGCTCTGCGCCCGCGGCATCGTCATCGACAAGGGCGTTGTCGTGTACGACGGCGAGGTCGAGGGCGCGATCGCGTTGGTCGACGCATGA
- a CDS encoding DUF6541 family protein: MIESWLSAAPAVGFAVLLIVAPGLPAALLFRLRGAMLLGASIALSLAVVGIATAVAPLLGIAWSILPVLLIAVLLTAVAAGLRILGRGRFAVLGGETRAVWLGMGAAAVLWAVILMVGIGGAEHPSQLYDGLFHLNAVEFILQTEDASPFHMTMAVPGATSAFYPTLWHALVSLVVPAASGVVAATNAVTIAVIAVGWPAAIATLTAVLFARYRTASVWAPLLSLGFSVMPLGFLNWGVLYPNLLGTILIPVLIAVTVLASRRGIGGYQRVSLLIVLLAAIGATALAHPSALLAGLALLVPFGLWCAWRAWTGAATRSRVLLALSVVVGLVVLGFIWHLANVTTHEWQPGATLAQAIGEVAFLSPVGRSTGLLLGPLAAIGIWRVVKDRQWWILGSYAVSVFFFAVSTWLPLPALRSAIVGVWYDDTTRVGALLAVFGLPLAALGAHLVWSWLVALWRDGRRSLLIIAAVVLVALGLTHLSALANDLRFMRGTSFRFDAQSQGLTPDEAALFERIPDDVDGPLLGDPLTGAGLVYAYTGHPVVFPHVTGRYGADADLLARYLATGDAEVCDALESLGVEYVFDFGDREIFENHFTTYEGLHGLDQSSILTEVDREGDAVLYEVTGCR; encoded by the coding sequence ATGATCGAAAGCTGGCTGTCGGCGGCCCCTGCCGTGGGATTCGCCGTGCTGCTCATCGTCGCACCCGGCCTGCCCGCCGCACTTCTCTTCCGTCTGCGCGGGGCAATGCTCCTGGGAGCGTCGATCGCGCTGTCGCTCGCCGTCGTCGGGATTGCGACCGCCGTCGCTCCGCTTCTCGGAATCGCCTGGTCGATCCTGCCCGTGCTGCTGATCGCCGTGCTCCTCACGGCAGTCGCCGCAGGCCTGCGCATCCTCGGGAGAGGACGGTTCGCTGTGCTGGGCGGCGAGACGCGGGCGGTCTGGCTCGGTATGGGCGCGGCCGCCGTCCTCTGGGCGGTCATCCTGATGGTCGGGATCGGTGGGGCTGAACACCCTTCTCAGCTGTACGACGGGCTGTTTCACCTCAACGCCGTCGAATTCATCCTTCAGACCGAGGATGCCTCGCCTTTCCACATGACGATGGCGGTGCCCGGAGCCACGTCGGCTTTCTACCCGACTCTGTGGCACGCGCTCGTATCGCTCGTGGTCCCGGCGGCGTCGGGCGTCGTCGCGGCGACGAACGCCGTGACGATCGCGGTGATCGCGGTGGGGTGGCCGGCCGCGATCGCGACTCTCACCGCGGTGCTCTTCGCTCGTTACCGCACGGCGTCCGTGTGGGCGCCGCTGCTGTCCCTCGGGTTCAGCGTCATGCCGCTCGGTTTCCTCAACTGGGGCGTGCTCTACCCGAACCTGCTGGGGACGATACTGATCCCCGTGCTCATCGCCGTCACCGTGCTCGCATCGCGGAGGGGAATCGGCGGATATCAGCGGGTGTCCCTTCTGATCGTGCTTCTGGCAGCGATCGGTGCAACTGCCCTCGCGCATCCTTCTGCACTGCTCGCGGGGCTCGCCCTGCTGGTTCCCTTCGGGCTCTGGTGCGCATGGCGCGCGTGGACGGGTGCCGCTACCCGGAGCCGCGTGCTGCTGGCGCTCTCGGTCGTGGTGGGCCTCGTCGTGCTCGGATTCATCTGGCATCTGGCGAACGTGACCACCCACGAGTGGCAGCCGGGGGCGACTCTCGCTCAGGCGATCGGTGAAGTCGCGTTCCTCAGCCCGGTGGGACGCAGCACCGGACTTCTCCTGGGCCCGCTTGCCGCGATCGGGATATGGAGGGTGGTGAAGGATCGGCAGTGGTGGATCCTCGGGTCATACGCCGTGAGCGTGTTCTTCTTCGCAGTGTCGACCTGGTTGCCTCTGCCCGCTCTGCGCAGTGCCATCGTCGGCGTCTGGTATGACGACACCACGAGAGTCGGCGCGCTGCTGGCCGTCTTCGGTCTGCCCCTCGCCGCGCTCGGCGCCCACCTGGTGTGGTCGTGGCTCGTGGCACTGTGGCGGGACGGACGTCGATCGCTCCTGATCATCGCTGCGGTCGTGCTCGTCGCACTGGGGCTCACGCATCTGTCCGCCCTCGCGAACGACCTCCGCTTCATGCGGGGGACGAGTTTCAGGTTCGATGCCCAATCGCAGGGTCTCACGCCCGACGAAGCGGCGCTTTTCGAGCGGATTCCCGACGATGTCGATGGACCTCTTCTGGGTGACCCGCTCACGGGAGCAGGCCTCGTCTACGCATACACGGGCCACCCGGTCGTCTTCCCGCACGTCACGGGCCGTTACGGGGCGGACGCCGATCTCCTCGCCCGCTATCTGGCGACCGGCGACGCCGAGGTGTGCGACGCGCTCGAGTCGCTCGGCGTCGAGTACGTCTTCGACTTCGGGGATCGGGAGATCTTCGAGAATCACTTCACGACCTATGAAGGTCTGCACGGTTTGGACCAGTCGTCGATCCTCACCGAAGTCGACCGTGAGGGTGACGCCGTCCTCTACGAAGTGACGGGTTGCCGCTGA
- the wecC gene encoding UDP-N-acetyl-D-mannosamine dehydrogenase, which translates to MTNVCVIGLGYIGLPTAAVLASHGHKVVGVDVNQRAVDTINAGRIHIVEPELEEVVSSVVASGALTATSSPVPADVFILTVPTPLDGQKQADMTLVDRAFDDVAPFLKAGDLVVLESTSPPGTTLGLDRRLGEVRPDLAAGSVLFAHAPERVLPGKIMREIIENDRIIGGTTDEASRRAQALYGSFVTGDLLVTDSTTAEMVKLTENSFRDVNIAFANELSTVSDSFGIDVWEVIRLANRHPRVNIMQPGPGVGGHCIAVDPWFIVSAANGGAALIETARRVNDAKPKWVLERIHRAIESISAPKVLILGLAFKANVDDLRESPAVEITQALAESRPEIEFAVSEPHIHELPASLQKYSNLSLVEDLEKEFDAADVVVLLVDHDAYSTFGPRLQSGKAVIDTRGLSKNIVP; encoded by the coding sequence ATGACCAACGTTTGCGTAATCGGCCTCGGCTACATCGGTCTGCCTACCGCTGCAGTGCTCGCGTCCCATGGACACAAGGTCGTCGGAGTGGATGTCAACCAGCGGGCCGTCGACACCATCAACGCCGGCCGCATCCACATCGTGGAGCCGGAGCTCGAAGAAGTGGTCAGCAGCGTCGTCGCCTCCGGTGCACTCACCGCGACGAGCAGTCCCGTCCCCGCCGATGTGTTCATCCTCACGGTGCCGACGCCGCTCGACGGCCAGAAGCAGGCTGACATGACGCTCGTCGACCGCGCATTCGACGACGTCGCTCCCTTCCTCAAGGCCGGCGATCTGGTCGTGCTGGAGTCGACCTCCCCTCCCGGAACCACGCTCGGTCTCGACCGGCGGCTGGGCGAGGTACGCCCGGACCTCGCCGCCGGATCCGTTCTGTTCGCGCACGCGCCCGAGCGGGTGCTGCCGGGAAAGATCATGCGCGAGATCATCGAGAACGACCGCATCATCGGCGGAACCACGGATGAGGCGAGCCGACGTGCGCAGGCTCTCTATGGCTCGTTCGTCACCGGAGATCTGCTGGTCACCGATTCCACGACCGCGGAGATGGTCAAGTTGACGGAGAACTCGTTCCGCGACGTCAACATCGCCTTCGCCAACGAGCTCTCGACCGTGTCCGACTCCTTCGGCATCGACGTCTGGGAGGTGATCCGCCTCGCCAACCGGCATCCCCGAGTGAACATCATGCAGCCCGGTCCGGGTGTCGGCGGACACTGCATCGCCGTCGACCCGTGGTTCATCGTGAGCGCGGCGAACGGTGGTGCCGCGCTGATCGAGACCGCGCGTCGGGTGAACGACGCCAAGCCGAAGTGGGTGCTCGAGCGCATTCACAGAGCGATCGAGTCCATCTCCGCGCCCAAGGTCCTGATCCTCGGTCTGGCGTTCAAGGCGAACGTCGATGACCTGCGCGAGTCTCCGGCCGTCGAGATCACGCAGGCGCTGGCCGAATCTCGACCGGAGATCGAGTTCGCCGTGTCCGAGCCTCACATCCACGAGCTGCCCGCGTCTCTTCAGAAGTACTCGAACCTGAGCCTCGTCGAAGACCTGGAGAAGGAGTTCGACGCAGCTGACGTCGTCGTGCTCCTGGTCGACCACGACGCGTACTCGACGTTCGGTCCCCGCCTGCAGTCCGGCAAGGCCGTCATCGACACGCGTGGGCTGAGCAAGAACATCGTGCCATGA